In Dioscorea cayenensis subsp. rotundata cultivar TDr96_F1 chromosome 9, TDr96_F1_v2_PseudoChromosome.rev07_lg8_w22 25.fasta, whole genome shotgun sequence, a genomic segment contains:
- the LOC120269387 gene encoding cytochrome P450 90A1 translates to MALSSSFAFLFLFFTHDQHSSSPTAPVGSILLLLILLSIIIIILSSLIAVARKDKGQALPPGFLCLPLVGETLKLVAAYKTEDPEPFIDERVSRHGRVFTTHVFGERTIFSADPEFNRQVLTGEGRSFECSYPSSISTLLGRHSLLLMKGPLHKRMHSLILCRFSSPSALRESLLPDIDRLIRLTLDSWVPDGQEAITVRLLEQAKKITFDLTVKQLLSFDPGVWTESLRREYLLVIEGFFSIPLALPCFLSSSTTYGRALRARNKVAEALREVLRKRRDEKQMRDRSDDESDQQRQKKRDMVEELLEAEAGGLSEDEMVDFILALLVAGYETTSTIMTLAVKFLTENPPALALLLEEHDSIRAKKLHESETLDWTDYKSMPFTQCVINETLRVANIISGVFRRAVTDVHFKGYTIPKGCMVFSSFRAVHLDQNHYEDARTFNPWRWQDKDVPLQTSAGAGIFTPFGGGPRLCPGYELARVEISVFLHHLLTRFRWEAAEKDRLVFFPTTRTLKGYPINVRHRRPVI, encoded by the exons ATGGCACTCTCCTCttcttttgctttccttttccTATTCTTCACTCATGATCAACATTCTTCCTCTCCCACTGCTCCAGTTGGTTCAATACTGCTTCTTCTCATCCTcctctccatcatcatcatcatactTTCGTCTTTGATCGCTGTGGCACGCAAGGacaaaggccaagcacttcctcCTGGCTTCTTGTGCCTCCCCCTCGTCGGAGAAACGCTCAAGCTGGTGGCCGCTTACAAAACAGAGGATCCAGAACCCTTTATCGACGAGAGAGTCAGCCGCCATGGCAGAGTCTTCACCACCCACGTCTTCGGCGAGCGCACCATCTTCTCCGCCGACCCGGAGTTCAACCGCCAGGTTCTCACTGGGGAAGGCCGCTCCTTCGAGTGCAGCTATCCATCCTCCATCTCCACCCTCCTCGGCCGCCATTCTCTCCTCCTCATGAAGGGACCTCTCCACAAGCGCATGCACTCCCTCATCCTCTGTCGCTTCTCATCCCCCTCCGCACTCCGTGAATCTCTTCTACCGGACATCGACCGCCTGATCCGTCTCACGCTTGATTCCTGGGTTCCTGACGGACAAGAAGCAATCACTGTCCGGCTTCTGGAGCAGGCCAAGAAGATCACCTTCGACCTTACTGTTAAACAGCTTTTGAGCTTCGACCCTGGTGTTTGGACGGAAAGTCTCCGGCGAGAATATCTCCTCGTGATCGAGGGCTTCTTCTCTATTCCTCTGGCTCTTCCTTGTTTCCTCTCCTCTTCCACCACTTATGGCAGGGCTCTCCGG GCGCGAAACAAGGTAGCAGAGGCACTGAGGGAGGTGCTgagaaagagaagagatgaGAAACAGATGAGAGACAGATCAGATGATGAAAGTGATCAGCAGAGACAAAAGAAGAGGGACATGGTGGAGGAGCTCCTTGAAGCCGAAGCTGGTGGCCTCTCCGAAGATGAGATGGTCGACTTCATACTTGCTCTCCTCGTTGCCGGTTACGAGACCACTTCCACCATCATGACTCTTGCTGTCAAGTTCCTCACTGAGAACCCTCCTGCTCTCGCCCTCCTCCTG GAGGAGCATGATAGCATCAGGGCCAAGAAGCTGCACGAGTCAGAGACACTGGACTGGACCGACTATAAGTCAATGCCTTTCACTCAATGC GTGATCAATGAGACACTTCGTGTGGCTAATATCATTAGCGGAGTATTCAGGCGAGCTGTCACTGATGTCCATTTCAAAG GGTACACAATCCCAAAAGGGTGCATGGTGTTCTCATCATTCAGGGCCGTCCATCTTGATCAAAATCACTACGAGGATGCAAGGACCTTCAACCCGTGGAGATGGCAG GATAAGGATGTGCCCCTGCAAACGAGTGCTGGTGCTGGTATCTTCACTCCCTTTGGCGGTGGCCCACGACTCTGTCCTGGCTATGAACTTGCCCGTGTTGAGATCTCCGTCTTTCTTCATCACCTACTCACTCGTTTCAG GTGGGAAGCGGCGGAGAAAGACAGGCTGGTTTTCTTCCCAACTACGAGGACTCTCAAAGGTTATCCAATCAACGTACGGCATCGGAGACCTGTCATCTAG